Within the Procambarus clarkii isolate CNS0578487 chromosome 28, FALCON_Pclarkii_2.0, whole genome shotgun sequence genome, the region CACTTGTATTACACTAATGAAGCTTCCAAAATCATAGCCTATACATTGTAATTAAATTGAATTAGATTAATAAAATAGAAAGTCTAGAAACTGCTGGAGAGGAAATCCATAGATTAAAAATATTCTCACTAAGGCGAAGAACTCGGTCACCAGTGTACGGGCTTCGAGCACTGTCATTGGTCACACTAATGAAGTTCTCAATATTGCTTCAATTTATTTCGAAAATTTGGAAACAAAAATGATGAGAAAGGTCTTATTTATACTGATATTGGCAACTGCCAAGGGCCAAATGATGGATCTCTTTCATCGCGATTTGGTTGCTCTGGGCGCTGCGTGTTCGACCGGGGGGTTTTGTAACGGTAGTGATTACTATAACGGAGATTACCAGAGTGCAGAAAAATGTAATTGTGATGACCTGTGCGCGGAGTATGGCGATTGTTGTCCTGACTCCGTCTACTACAGACGGGAAGATCAGGTCCTGCCAGAGAGGTACAAGTGTGTGACCGTGGATAATGAGGATAATGAAAGGTTTTACATGAAGAACGTGTGCATGTCAGGGTGGGAGGACGAGGAGGTGGCCCAGGTGTGTCTGGCGGGCTCCCCGGCAGACATCTCCAGCAGCGGGGACCCGCTGGCCCACCTCCccgccaccagcagcaccacctccgtCACCTACACCAACTACTACTGCGCCCTCTGCAACAACGACTCCCGTCACCTCACGCTCTGGAAGACACAACTGGAATATTATCCAGGTCAGCCGGATAACTTATCCGAATACATAACTTCTCATTTAATATTCGATAACGGATCTTGGGGTGCATTTATTCCCGTTAATGGTAGCCAAATATTTCAGAAATGTAATATTAACATTAAAATCCCCGATATTCCAGTTAATATTAGGAAATGCGACTCCACCATCAAGACGTGTGCTGAGAACTGGTCTGACGCTTCTGTTGCTGCTCTGTGTCACTCTTACACAGCAGTGAGGTATTGGGGATACGTGGCCTACAGGAACCCCCACTGTCTTCTGTGTAACTGGATACATGCCTCTCTATTTAGATGCTCTATAGAGCCCTTGACCACGTCATCTTTTGCTCtattaactgattttgatttccaCAGCGCTGGTAATTATGTCGGAAATGTAGACCTTTGTCAGCCCGGCGAATTTTATAATAAATTTTTAAAAAAGTGCATAATATTGAAGAGGCACAATAGTGAGGTAGACAAGGACGACAAGCGTTATCAAGGCGACAAAAAGGTGACAACCATCACACCGGATTCCTCAGCTTGTCGTCCACACAGCACAAGGAAAGCCTTTCGTAGCAACATAGTGTCTAGTGAATCAAATGAAACACTTGATTGTGATAAAATACTTCTTTGTGAAGGCGAATTCACGTTGAACGAGAAGAGAATGGTAACTGTAGAAGCTTACGCTCGAAGTTACCAGGTGGGAGAGTACGAGGTAACTGAAGGTGGCGTCCTTGTGTGCATGCCACAGGAACTACCAGAGAAGTTCTCCTCGGTGTTGGGTTGGGTGTCACTGGCGGGTCTTGGGCTGTCCTGCCTGTGTCTCCTGCTGCACCTGGCTGTCTTCCTCTTGCTACCTCGTCTTAGGAATCTCCCGGGCAAGTGCTTGGCgtccctctgcctctctcttctCACCGCCTACACCATCTTCATCCTCAGCACCTTCCTCGAGCCTAAGACGACAGGATGTTACATCTCGGCAGTCATAATGTATTACTCCTTCCTCGCCGCCTTCTGCTGGATGAATATCATGGCCTTTGACGTGTGGCTGACATTTCGACAAGCTAAAGACGAGCTACGAGTGTCAACAGGGCGACAGCGAAGCAAGTTCTTATTCTACAGTGTGTACTGCTGGCTGCTTCCCgccctggctgtggtggtgacagtaaCCCTTGACAAGACCGCCCCTGTAGGTCTGTCCCCTCAGTTCCTGCCCAGCTTTGGTCAACGTTGGTGCTGGTTCGGGAAGCGCAAAGCCTTATTGGTGTTCTTTGGTGCTCCGTTATTCACAGTCATGGCTCTCAAtgttgtgtttttcctt harbors:
- the LOC138369540 gene encoding adhesion G-protein coupled receptor D1-like — translated: MMRKVLFILILATAKGQMMDLFHRDLVALGAACSTGGFCNGSDYYNGDYQSAEKCNCDDLCAEYGDCCPDSVYYRREDQVLPERYKCVTVDNEDNERFYMKNVCMSGWEDEEVAQVCLAGSPADISSSGDPLAHLPATSSTTSVTYTNYYCALCNNDSRHLTLWKTQLEYYPGQPDNLSEYITSHLIFDNGSWGAFIPVNGSQIFQKCNINIKIPDIPVNIRKCDSTIKTCAENWSDASVAALCHSYTAVRYWGYVAYRNPHCLLCNWIHASLFRCSIEPLTTSSFALLTDFDFHSAGNYVGNVDLCQPGEFYNKFLKKCIILKRHNSEVDKDDKRYQGDKKVTTITPDSSACRPHSTRKAFRSNIVSSESNETLDCDKILLCEGEFTLNEKRMVTVEAYARSYQVGEYEVTEGGVLVCMPQELPEKFSSVLGWVSLAGLGLSCLCLLLHLAVFLLLPRLRNLPGKCLASLCLSLLTAYTIFILSTFLEPKTTGCYISAVIMYYSFLAAFCWMNIMAFDVWLTFRQAKDELRVSTGRQRSKFLFYSVYCWLLPALAVVVTVTLDKTAPVGLSPQFLPSFGQRWCWFGKRKALLVFFGAPLFTVMALNVVFFLVTSYTIGASREPTLRKSSSPQNKKQFVLYVRLAVLMGLTWITGIVAGYLQLQVVWYVFVVLNTLQGAFIFLTFTCRSKVWRDVQERCRSCLQQVVCHPDPDILLPGSGQEGFSVDSCPASGHTESDNL